In the Magnetospira sp. QH-2 genome, one interval contains:
- a CDS encoding LacI family DNA-binding transcriptional regulator — MTKKTRAPTMADVARRAGVSAMTVSRALKGKGAVTAETSERIMAAVNELGYVLDMSAGALSSKQTGFISVLIPSVNNSNFSETVHGIAEVLCANGKQLLFGYTDYSREREEQLIETMLQRRPEGIIVTGGNHTDRARQLLESAAIPVIETWDLPENPIDHVVGFSNAATIEDMMARLLFRGYRNIAFIEGDSEEDTRGHDRRLGYERAVQTLGLERAHVVSMGDPPITIEQGGPAAVRLLDEWPEVDAVICVSDLSAFGVIMECHRRGWSVPGRLAVAGFGDFEVSRYTWPSITTVSVGCTDIGRKAGTLILEAIEGGRSGTPVPKQTITIHHSIIEREST; from the coding sequence GATGTGGCCCGGCGAGCCGGGGTGTCCGCCATGACCGTTTCCCGCGCGCTGAAGGGCAAGGGGGCGGTGACGGCGGAAACCAGCGAACGGATCATGGCAGCGGTGAACGAGTTGGGCTATGTGCTCGACATGTCCGCCGGGGCCCTGTCATCAAAGCAGACCGGTTTCATCTCCGTTCTCATCCCCTCGGTCAATAACTCCAATTTTTCCGAGACCGTGCACGGCATTGCCGAAGTACTCTGCGCCAATGGCAAGCAGTTGCTATTCGGCTATACGGATTATTCCCGTGAGCGCGAGGAGCAGTTGATCGAAACCATGCTTCAAAGGCGCCCGGAGGGTATTATCGTCACCGGGGGCAACCACACCGACCGTGCCCGGCAACTTCTGGAAAGTGCCGCCATCCCGGTGATCGAAACCTGGGATCTCCCGGAAAACCCCATCGATCACGTGGTCGGCTTTTCCAACGCCGCCACCATCGAAGACATGATGGCTCGTCTACTGTTCCGCGGCTATCGCAATATCGCCTTTATCGAAGGGGACTCCGAGGAAGACACGCGCGGACATGACCGACGATTGGGGTATGAACGGGCCGTCCAAACCTTGGGCCTGGAGCGTGCCCATGTGGTCTCCATGGGAGATCCGCCGATCACGATCGAGCAAGGCGGCCCGGCAGCGGTCCGCTTGCTGGATGAATGGCCGGAAGTGGATGCGGTGATCTGCGTCTCCGACCTGTCGGCATTTGGCGTGATCATGGAATGCCATCGCCGTGGCTGGTCGGTGCCAGGCCGACTCGCCGTGGCTGGATTCGGCGATTTCGAGGTCTCCCGCTACACTTGGCCATCCATCACCACTGTCTCGGTGGGCTGCACCGACATCGGTCGCAAGGCGGGGACCTTGATCCTGGAGGCCATCGAAGGCGGCCGCTCCGGAACGCCCGTACCGAAGCAGACCATCACCATTCACCATTCCATCATCGAACGGGAAAGCACCTGA
- a CDS encoding L-idonate 5-dehydrogenase yields the protein MKAVVCHGPKDLRIEERELAEAAEDEVTLAIEAGGICGSDLHYYHNGGFGAIRIKEPMILGHEVAGRITTVGGKVQGLSVGDLVAVNPSRPCGECEYCRKALYNHCHEMRYYGSAMRNPHVQGAFSQGLVAKAWQCEKVPEGTSPQEAAFAEPFSVGLHAVNRAGSLIGKRVLVTGTGPIGALVVAAAKLQGALEVVATDVVDEALERARAVGADSTINVATESEKMAAFAAGKGTFDVVIEASGNEAALRSALDVIRPRGRLVQLGLGGDVSIPQNQLVAKEIEWCGAFRFHEEFAWAVKLIGAGRVPLEPLLTGVYPIEDAVAAFEAAGDRHTAMKVQLSFA from the coding sequence ATGAAAGCCGTTGTGTGCCATGGCCCCAAGGACTTGCGTATCGAAGAGCGGGAATTGGCCGAAGCCGCGGAAGACGAAGTCACCCTTGCCATCGAGGCTGGGGGGATCTGCGGATCGGATCTGCATTACTACCACAATGGTGGGTTCGGCGCGATCCGCATCAAGGAACCGATGATCCTTGGGCACGAGGTTGCCGGGCGGATCACCACCGTGGGAGGCAAGGTGCAAGGCCTGTCCGTCGGAGATCTGGTGGCGGTCAACCCCAGCCGTCCGTGCGGCGAATGCGAGTATTGCCGCAAGGCGTTGTATAACCATTGCCATGAAATGCGCTACTACGGCAGCGCCATGCGTAATCCCCATGTCCAAGGCGCCTTTAGCCAGGGTCTGGTGGCCAAGGCCTGGCAGTGCGAGAAGGTCCCTGAGGGGACCAGTCCACAGGAAGCCGCCTTCGCCGAGCCTTTTTCCGTTGGTCTGCATGCGGTCAATCGGGCCGGAAGCCTCATCGGCAAGCGGGTGCTGGTCACGGGCACCGGTCCCATCGGTGCCTTGGTGGTTGCGGCGGCCAAGCTGCAAGGCGCGCTGGAAGTGGTTGCCACCGATGTGGTTGATGAAGCCCTGGAGCGGGCCCGCGCCGTGGGCGCCGATTCCACCATCAACGTGGCCACTGAAAGCGAAAAAATGGCCGCCTTTGCGGCAGGCAAGGGAACCTTCGATGTGGTCATCGAGGCCTCGGGCAACGAAGCCGCCCTGCGTTCGGCATTGGATGTCATCCGTCCGCGCGGGCGATTGGTGCAGTTGGGGTTGGGCGGTGATGTTTCAATCCCCCAGAATCAATTGGTGGCCAAGGAAATCGAATGGTGCGGCGCCTTCCGCTTCCATGAGGAATTCGCCTGGGCGGTCAAGTTGATCGGGGCGGGGCGGGTGCCTCTGGAACCGCTGCTGACCGGAGTCTATCCCATCGAGGATGCCGTGGCCGCCTTCGAGGCAGCCGGGGATCGCCATACGGCCATGAAGGTACAACTGTCCTTCGCTTGA
- a CDS encoding 2-hydroxyacid dehydrogenase, protein MTKPDILQIGPYPAWDLERLKKRFVLHRYFDAEDKEAFVRERADFIRGIATRGELGAGRVLINALPKLEIIAVNGVGYDAVDLEAARERGIHVTNTPDVLTKDVADFGIAMLLAAARGVVGGERWVRSRAWSKDGLYPLKTRVFGKRVGILGLGRIGFEVAKRCAAFDMDIAYTDLEPKDAAPNWHYLPDPVALADRSDFLFVTLTGGEATRHVVGPEVIAALGPDGMLLNISRASNIDEAALLSALETHALGFAALDVFEGEPNLDPRFLALDNVLLQPHMASGTVETRQAMGQLMFDNLAAHFDGRDLPTPVL, encoded by the coding sequence ATGACCAAGCCGGACATTCTTCAAATTGGACCCTATCCCGCCTGGGATCTCGAGCGATTGAAGAAACGCTTCGTTCTGCATCGCTATTTTGACGCCGAGGACAAAGAGGCCTTTGTTCGAGAAAGGGCCGATTTTATCCGGGGGATCGCCACCCGGGGGGAGTTGGGTGCCGGGCGTGTGCTGATCAATGCCCTGCCGAAGCTGGAAATCATCGCGGTAAATGGTGTTGGCTATGATGCGGTGGATTTGGAGGCGGCGCGGGAGCGGGGCATCCATGTCACCAATACGCCGGACGTGCTCACCAAGGACGTTGCCGATTTCGGCATTGCCATGCTGTTGGCCGCCGCGCGTGGCGTGGTGGGTGGAGAACGCTGGGTCCGCAGCCGGGCCTGGTCCAAGGATGGACTCTACCCCCTGAAAACCCGAGTGTTTGGTAAGCGGGTGGGGATCTTGGGGCTGGGGCGCATCGGATTTGAAGTGGCCAAACGCTGTGCCGCCTTTGACATGGATATCGCCTATACGGACCTGGAACCCAAGGATGCAGCCCCAAATTGGCACTATCTGCCTGATCCGGTTGCCTTGGCCGACCGTTCTGATTTCTTGTTTGTGACCCTGACCGGCGGCGAAGCGACCCGCCATGTGGTCGGTCCCGAGGTCATAGCAGCGCTGGGCCCGGATGGCATGCTTTTGAATATTTCGCGTGCTTCCAATATCGATGAGGCCGCGCTTCTGAGTGCCCTTGAAACCCACGCGCTGGGCTTTGCCGCTCTGGACGTATTCGAGGGTGAACCGAATTTGGATCCCCGTTTCCTGGCTCTCGACAACGTGCTGCTGCAGCCGCATATGGCCAGCGGCACCGTTGAGACCCGTCAGGCCATGGGACAATTGATGTTCGACAATCTCGCCGCCCATTTCGACGGCCGTGATCTGCCGACCCCTGTGTTGTGA
- a CDS encoding SDR family oxidoreductase — protein MFSLKGRTALITGSGQGIGFELARGLAGAGAAVILNDIDNEKLAKAAEKIRAEGATVHELGFDVTDPAAVATAVDGFEADNGPIDILVNNAGMQFRAPLEEFPIDRFDFMMRLNINSAFYVGQAVAKHMIARGGGKIVNICSVQTALARPSIAPYTASKGAMANMTKGMSTDWAKHGLQVNGLAPGYFKTELTSALVADEEFTAWLSGRTPAGRWGDVSELVGACVFLSSPAASFVNGHILYVDGGITVSL, from the coding sequence ATGTTTAGTCTGAAAGGCCGCACTGCCTTGATTACCGGCTCCGGTCAGGGCATCGGCTTCGAGTTGGCCCGCGGCCTGGCAGGCGCGGGTGCCGCTGTGATTCTCAATGATATCGATAATGAGAAACTGGCCAAGGCCGCCGAAAAGATTCGGGCCGAGGGCGCCACGGTCCATGAATTGGGGTTTGATGTCACGGACCCGGCGGCGGTGGCCACCGCCGTGGACGGTTTCGAAGCCGACAACGGCCCCATCGACATTCTGGTCAACAACGCGGGCATGCAGTTCCGCGCCCCGCTGGAAGAATTCCCGATCGACCGCTTCGACTTCATGATGCGGTTGAACATCAATTCGGCCTTCTATGTGGGACAGGCGGTCGCCAAACACATGATCGCCCGCGGCGGCGGAAAGATCGTCAATATCTGCTCGGTACAGACCGCGTTGGCCCGCCCCTCCATCGCGCCCTATACCGCTTCCAAGGGTGCCATGGCCAATATGACCAAGGGCATGTCCACCGACTGGGCGAAGCACGGATTACAGGTCAATGGCCTGGCGCCGGGATACTTTAAAACAGAACTCACTTCGGCCTTGGTCGCCGACGAGGAATTCACCGCCTGGCTGAGCGGACGCACCCCCGCCGGACGCTGGGGCGACGTCAGCGAGTTGGTGGGCGCCTGCGTGTTTCTCAGTTCTCCCGCAGCCAGTTTTGTGAATGGACACATTCTCTATGTCGATGGCGGAATTACCGTTTCACTTTGA
- a CDS encoding gluconokinase: MSMAELPFHFDQRPVVVVMGVSGSGKSTIGEALAARLGLPFLDADDYHPPANVDKMSQGIPLTDADRWPWLKSLGLAMNDAAAKAGGVIATCSALKRVYRTTLSGQVGLPLIYVLLDGDRDTLFARMNARKDHYMPPSLLDSQLAALERPETDEPALTCAIDRPVAEIIDEIAVTLDEWTDPGS; this comes from the coding sequence ATGTCGATGGCGGAATTACCGTTTCACTTTGATCAACGGCCCGTAGTAGTGGTCATGGGCGTCTCCGGGTCGGGCAAATCGACCATCGGAGAGGCCCTGGCGGCCCGCCTTGGCCTACCGTTCCTGGACGCCGATGACTATCACCCACCGGCCAACGTGGACAAGATGTCCCAAGGGATTCCACTGACCGATGCGGACCGGTGGCCCTGGCTGAAATCCCTGGGACTGGCGATGAATGACGCGGCGGCAAAGGCCGGCGGCGTCATTGCCACCTGCTCCGCCCTCAAGCGCGTCTATCGCACCACCCTATCCGGGCAGGTCGGTCTCCCGCTGATTTATGTTTTGCTGGATGGCGACCGGGACACCCTGTTTGCCCGCATGAACGCCCGCAAGGACCACTATATGCCGCCCAGTCTTTTGGACAGCCAACTGGCGGCCCTGGAGCGGCCCGAAACCGATGAGCCCGCCCTCACCTGCGCCATCGACCGTCCGGTCGCCGAGATCATCGACGAAATCGCCGTCACGCTCGATGAATGGACGGACCCGGGATCCTAA
- a CDS encoding IS110 family transposase: protein MEYFVGMDVSMASISICEIDAKGTVIREGKVSSTPEAVATWLEESGRGFARIGLEAGPLAPWLYAGLSSRGLPVICIETRQMKAFASASPVKTDRRDARLISQAMRTGLYRATHVKTARSQELRMVLTHRETLVHQVRQLSNTVRGTLKAFGLKVGMARGRLFAARVRELTADNPHLSAAAEPLLLARQALLEQLDKLDRQVHAAARDDSVCRRLMTVPGVGPVTALAFRTGLDVPERFQKSVMVGAHFGLVPRRYASGEQDRSGPISKCGDAMVRWLLFEAANALLTRTRRWSWLKHWGLAVAKRRGMKRAKVAVARRLAVIMHRMWIDGTDFQYRKEETAI, encoded by the coding sequence ATGGAGTATTTTGTTGGAATGGACGTATCGATGGCAAGCATTTCGATCTGTGAGATTGATGCAAAGGGAACCGTCATTCGCGAAGGCAAGGTGTCAAGCACACCCGAGGCGGTCGCCACTTGGCTCGAGGAAAGCGGGCGTGGCTTTGCGCGAATTGGGTTGGAAGCTGGCCCTCTGGCGCCTTGGCTGTACGCAGGACTGTCCAGTCGGGGCCTCCCTGTGATTTGTATCGAGACCCGGCAAATGAAGGCCTTTGCCAGCGCCAGCCCAGTCAAGACGGACCGTCGCGACGCCCGCTTGATCAGCCAGGCGATGCGGACCGGTTTGTACCGCGCGACCCACGTCAAGACCGCGCGCAGTCAGGAGCTCCGGATGGTGCTGACCCATCGGGAGACCCTGGTTCATCAGGTCCGTCAGTTGTCCAATACGGTACGAGGAACATTGAAAGCTTTCGGCCTCAAGGTCGGTATGGCGCGCGGACGCCTTTTCGCGGCGCGGGTTCGGGAATTGACGGCTGATAACCCGCACCTCAGCGCAGCCGCCGAGCCGCTCTTGCTTGCGCGCCAAGCCTTGCTCGAACAACTCGACAAGCTCGACCGGCAGGTTCATGCCGCTGCGCGCGATGATAGCGTTTGCCGGCGCCTGATGACCGTTCCCGGCGTCGGCCCGGTTACCGCCCTCGCTTTCAGGACAGGACTCGACGTGCCGGAACGGTTTCAAAAGTCGGTCATGGTCGGCGCCCACTTCGGGCTTGTCCCACGCAGATACGCCTCGGGAGAGCAGGACCGAAGCGGCCCCATCAGCAAGTGCGGAGATGCCATGGTTCGTTGGCTTTTGTTCGAGGCCGCCAATGCACTTCTCACTCGAACCCGCCGTTGGTCCTGGCTCAAACACTGGGGGCTCGCGGTCGCCAAAAGGCGCGGGATGAAACGCGCCAAGGTAGCCGTTGCCCGGCGTCTCGCCGTAATCATGCATCGCATGTGGATCGACGGCACGGACTTCCAGTACCGCAAGGAGGAGACCGCCATCTAA
- a CDS encoding alpha/beta hydrolase, with the protein MPDVIFNGPEGRLEGRYHHSKKPNAPIALMLHPHPQNGGTMNNRVVFTLYQTFARRGFSVLRFNFRGVGRSQGTFDSGTGELSDAASALDWLQNYNQNAAGCWIAGFSFGAWIGMQLMMRRPEISGFVSISPPADQYDFTFLAPCPSSGLIVQGDQDQVVNKAAVDKLSDKLSSQKNITIDYRTIEGADHFYGDHIIPMHEMVDEYIGARI; encoded by the coding sequence ATGCCTGACGTCATTTTCAATGGTCCCGAAGGCCGCCTCGAAGGCCGATATCATCACAGCAAGAAGCCCAATGCCCCCATTGCGTTGATGCTGCATCCGCATCCGCAGAACGGTGGCACCATGAACAATCGGGTGGTCTTCACGCTGTATCAGACTTTTGCGCGCCGTGGATTTTCGGTGCTGCGATTCAATTTCCGCGGTGTTGGGCGGTCTCAAGGGACGTTCGACAGCGGCACGGGCGAATTGTCCGATGCGGCTTCGGCCCTGGATTGGCTACAGAACTATAATCAAAACGCCGCCGGTTGCTGGATCGCCGGGTTCTCGTTCGGCGCCTGGATTGGCATGCAGTTGATGATGCGTCGTCCGGAGATCTCCGGGTTTGTATCCATCTCGCCGCCTGCTGATCAGTATGATTTTACCTTCCTCGCCCCGTGCCCATCGTCGGGACTGATCGTCCAGGGCGACCAGGACCAGGTGGTCAACAAGGCCGCGGTGGACAAGCTTTCAGACAAGCTGTCGAGCCAGAAGAATATCACCATCGACTATCGGACGATTGAGGGGGCCGACCATTTCTATGGCGACCACATCATTCCCATGCATGAAATGGTCGATGAATATATCGGCGCCCGCATCTGA
- the cysE gene encoding serine O-acetyltransferase, which yields MSVFSRLKEDIESFIARDPAARSRLEVTLTYPGFHALLTYRLAHGLWRRNWKLSAKLLSYLGRIVTGIEIHPGATIGRRFFIDHGTGVVIGETSHIGDDVTIYHGVTLGGIAPSVDSHEQVNQKRHPTIEDRVIIGSGAQILGPIVIGHCARVGANAVVYKDVEPKVTAVGIPARAVMPRDKAKAGEFQAYGTALDDIPDPVARAMDGLRGQVTALLARVEELEKEIEQQPREAAAQDQSDSDKDQDKRSNVVSIGE from the coding sequence GTGAGCGTTTTTTCCCGCCTAAAAGAGGATATTGAATCCTTCATCGCCCGCGATCCGGCTGCCCGGTCGCGGCTTGAGGTGACGCTCACCTATCCCGGATTTCATGCCCTGTTGACCTACCGTTTGGCCCATGGGCTGTGGCGCAGGAACTGGAAGCTCAGCGCCAAGCTTCTTTCGTACCTGGGCCGGATCGTCACCGGCATCGAGATTCATCCCGGCGCGACCATAGGGCGGCGTTTTTTCATTGACCATGGAACCGGTGTGGTGATCGGGGAAACCTCGCATATCGGCGACGACGTCACCATTTATCATGGGGTCACCCTGGGCGGCATCGCGCCATCGGTGGACAGCCACGAACAGGTCAACCAGAAGCGCCATCCGACCATCGAAGATCGCGTGATCATCGGATCCGGGGCGCAGATCTTGGGTCCGATCGTCATCGGACATTGTGCCCGTGTCGGCGCCAATGCCGTGGTCTACAAAGACGTGGAGCCGAAAGTTACGGCCGTGGGCATTCCAGCCCGCGCGGTAATGCCCAGAGACAAGGCCAAGGCGGGCGAGTTTCAGGCCTACGGCACGGCCTTGGATGACATACCCGATCCCGTGGCCCGCGCCATGGACGGCTTGCGCGGTCAAGTGACGGCCCTGCTGGCCCGGGTCGAGGAATTGGAAAAAGAAATCGAGCAGCAACCGCGTGAGGCGGCGGCTCAAGATCAATCAGACTCCGATAAGGACCAAGACAAGCGATCAAACGTCGTTTCCATCGGAGAATAA
- a CDS encoding Rrf2 family transcriptional regulator has protein sequence MRLSTKGRYAVMAMVDLAFHNKGNPVPLADIADRQEISLSYLEQLFGRLRKGGLVKSVRGPGGGYLLSRPANDVRVSDIIMAVDEPIKATRCKPGSPAGCRHNKARCLTHDLWEELSNQIYLYLSSVSLESICSKEILGSSGMFMRDAIDEALETPLAAQ, from the coding sequence GTGAGGCTCAGTACCAAGGGACGTTACGCCGTTATGGCCATGGTCGATCTGGCTTTCCACAACAAAGGAAACCCGGTGCCCCTGGCCGATATAGCCGATCGACAGGAAATCTCCCTGTCCTACCTGGAGCAGCTGTTCGGTCGTCTCCGCAAAGGCGGATTGGTCAAGAGCGTGCGCGGTCCCGGCGGCGGGTACCTCCTGTCCCGACCGGCCAACGATGTGCGGGTCTCCGACATCATCATGGCGGTGGACGAACCCATCAAGGCTACCCGCTGCAAGCCCGGTTCACCCGCCGGTTGCCGACACAACAAGGCCCGCTGCCTGACCCACGATCTGTGGGAAGAACTGAGCAATCAAATCTATCTGTATCTGAGCTCGGTATCTTTGGAATCCATCTGTAGCAAGGAAATCCTCGGATCCAGCGGCATGTTCATGCGCGACGCCATTGACGAGGCCCTTGAAACCCCGCTCGCCGCGCAATAG
- a CDS encoding IscS subfamily cysteine desulfurase — protein MSDVQGKGHNSIVTPVYLDYQATTPTDPRVVEEMLPWFTQNFGNPHSRNHAYGWRTEEAVEIGRKQVASLIGADPREIIFTSGATEANNTALKGVARFYKDKKRHIITVVTEHKCVLDTCRHLEQEGFEVTYLPVQQNGLIDLDLLRDTLREDTLMVSVMGVNNEIGVIQPLKEIGAMCKENKTFFHTDCAQAVGKIPLDVNDMNIDLMSISGHKLYGPMGIGALFVRRRPRVRLEALISGGGQERGMRSGTLPVPLCVGLGKACEIAEKEMAAESERLRMLRDRFYKKFNDALSEVFLNGDLEQRIPGNLNLSFAYVEGEGLMMGIKDLAVSSGSACTSASLEPSYVLRALGVEEELAHTSLRLGIGRFTTEEEVDFAVDLIVREVTRLREMSPLWEMAQQGIDIKSIQWAEH, from the coding sequence ATGTCAGACGTCCAAGGCAAGGGACATAACAGCATCGTGACGCCGGTCTATCTGGACTATCAGGCGACCACGCCCACCGACCCGCGCGTGGTCGAGGAAATGCTGCCCTGGTTCACTCAGAATTTTGGCAACCCCCACTCCCGGAACCATGCCTATGGCTGGCGCACCGAGGAAGCGGTGGAAATCGGCCGCAAGCAGGTGGCGAGCCTGATCGGTGCCGACCCGCGCGAGATCATCTTCACCTCCGGCGCCACCGAGGCCAACAACACCGCGCTCAAGGGCGTGGCCCGCTTCTACAAGGACAAGAAGCGCCACATCATCACCGTGGTCACCGAACACAAATGCGTTCTCGATACCTGTCGCCACCTGGAGCAGGAAGGCTTCGAAGTTACCTATCTGCCGGTGCAACAAAATGGCCTGATCGATCTGGACCTGTTGCGCGACACCCTCCGCGAAGACACGCTGATGGTCTCGGTGATGGGCGTCAACAATGAGATCGGCGTCATTCAGCCGCTCAAGGAAATTGGCGCCATGTGCAAGGAGAACAAGACCTTCTTCCACACCGACTGTGCCCAGGCGGTGGGCAAGATCCCGCTCGACGTCAACGACATGAACATCGACCTGATGAGCATTTCCGGCCACAAGCTATATGGCCCCATGGGCATCGGCGCCCTGTTCGTCCGACGCCGTCCCCGGGTGCGCCTGGAAGCCTTGATTTCCGGCGGTGGACAGGAACGAGGCATGCGCTCGGGCACCCTGCCGGTGCCGCTCTGTGTCGGCCTGGGCAAGGCCTGCGAGATCGCCGAAAAGGAAATGGCGGCGGAATCCGAACGTCTGCGCATGCTGCGTGACCGTTTTTACAAGAAATTCAACGACGCCCTTTCCGAGGTCTTCTTGAATGGCGACTTGGAACAGCGCATCCCCGGCAACCTGAACCTGTCCTTTGCCTATGTGGAAGGCGAAGGCCTGATGATGGGGATCAAGGATCTGGCGGTATCAAGTGGTTCCGCCTGCACCTCGGCCTCCCTGGAGCCGTCTTATGTGTTGCGCGCCCTGGGCGTGGAAGAGGAACTGGCCCATACCAGTCTGCGGCTGGGCATTGGCCGCTTTACCACCGAGGAAGAAGTGGATTTCGCCGTCGATCTGATCGTCCGCGAAGTCACCCGCCTACGCGAGATGAGCCCGCTGTGGGAAATGGCGCAACAAGGCATCGATATCAAATCCATCCAGTGGGCCGAACACTGA
- the iscU gene encoding Fe-S cluster assembly scaffold IscU produces the protein MAYSDKVIDHYEHPRNVGALDKDDGTVGTGLVGAPACGDVMKLQIKVSAEGIIEDAKFKTFGCGSAIASSSLVTEWVKGKSLDEAASIKNTEIAEELALPPVKIHCSVLAEDAIKAAIEDYKAKDAKPESDAAE, from the coding sequence ATGGCGTACAGCGACAAAGTCATCGATCACTATGAACATCCCCGTAACGTCGGCGCCCTCGACAAGGACGACGGCACGGTCGGCACCGGTTTGGTAGGCGCCCCGGCCTGTGGCGATGTCATGAAGCTGCAAATCAAGGTCAGTGCCGAAGGCATCATCGAGGACGCCAAGTTCAAGACCTTCGGCTGCGGCTCGGCCATTGCGTCCAGCTCGTTGGTCACCGAATGGGTCAAGGGCAAGTCACTGGACGAGGCGGCTTCGATCAAGAATACCGAAATCGCCGAGGAACTGGCGCTGCCGCCGGTGAAGATCCATTGCTCCGTGCTGGCCGAGGATGCTATCAAGGCCGCCATCGAAGATTACAAGGCCAAGGATGCCAAACCGGAGTCCGACGCGGCGGAGTAA
- a CDS encoding iron-sulfur cluster assembly accessory protein, with amino-acid sequence MSGAMQPIQITEAAMQQVKALLDGRGKPSAGIRIGVRTKGCSGLSYTIEFADERNEFDEIMEQDGITVMIDPKATMFIIGTEMDYVEEKLQAGFVFRNPNEKGRCGCGESFHV; translated from the coding sequence ATGAGCGGAGCAATGCAGCCGATACAAATTACCGAAGCCGCCATGCAGCAGGTCAAAGCGCTGTTGGACGGGCGTGGCAAGCCATCGGCGGGGATCCGTATCGGCGTGCGCACCAAGGGCTGCTCCGGGCTTTCCTATACCATCGAGTTCGCCGACGAACGCAACGAGTTCGACGAGATCATGGAGCAAGACGGCATCACCGTGATGATTGACCCCAAGGCCACCATGTTCATCATCGGCACCGAAATGGATTATGTGGAGGAAAAGCTCCAGGCTGGCTTCGTCTTCCGCAACCCTAATGAAAAGGGTCGCTGCGGCTGTGGCGAATCCTTTCACGTCTGA
- the hscB gene encoding Fe-S protein assembly co-chaperone HscB has translation MNSESPISLNPELDKAARSRVIPCWSCAGPVGGSDLFCPTCDAVQPPGQADHFARLGLPIDFDVDVEALDREYFALQRRLHPDRFATKTSREKAFSMQQATSLNEAYECLKDSLCRADYMVRIRGVEVMPEGCNLVNDQELLMEAMEMREALAEAETMDDIAQVVSRAESDMGDCLKRLSATFKTLALEEACRLTTRLKYLRKLSDEARQRKVQLSMMR, from the coding sequence ATGAATTCCGAAAGCCCGATTTCCCTCAACCCGGAACTGGACAAGGCGGCGCGCAGCCGGGTGATCCCCTGTTGGTCCTGCGCCGGACCGGTGGGTGGCTCCGATCTGTTCTGCCCTACCTGCGACGCGGTGCAACCCCCCGGCCAGGCTGACCATTTCGCCCGTCTCGGCCTGCCCATCGATTTCGATGTGGATGTGGAGGCTCTGGACCGTGAGTATTTCGCCCTGCAACGCCGCCTGCATCCGGACCGCTTCGCCACCAAGACCAGCCGCGAGAAAGCCTTTTCCATGCAGCAGGCCACCAGCCTCAACGAAGCCTATGAATGCCTCAAGGACAGCCTATGTCGGGCCGACTACATGGTCCGGATCCGAGGTGTCGAGGTGATGCCCGAAGGCTGCAACCTGGTCAACGACCAAGAACTACTAATGGAAGCCATGGAAATGCGCGAGGCCCTGGCCGAGGCGGAAACCATGGATGATATCGCCCAGGTGGTCAGCCGCGCCGAAAGCGACATGGGCGATTGCCTGAAACGCCTGTCGGCCACCTTCAAAACCCTGGCCCTGGAAGAGGCCTGCCGCCTCACCACGCGGCTCAAATACCTGCGCAAGCTGTCCGACGAGGCCCGCCAGCGCAAGGTCCAACTCAGTATGATGCGGTAA